In Opitutaceae bacterium TAV5, one genomic interval encodes:
- a CDS encoding nitrogenase molybdenum-iron protein alpha chain yields the protein MSTISDPLSDGAASASPPEPPSPPGSSAAFADTIDPVVARDEMLKIYPDKTKKKRAKQFLLNDPENPPQIAANTRTIPGIITQRGCTYAGCRGVVIGPMHDVLHITHGPIGCSFYSWQTRRNLARPTPGQINYLQYSMTTDMMEDEIIFGGEKKLAAAIREAYAIFKPKAIAVYATCPVGLIGDDIHTVCRLAKEELGINIFGFSCEGYKGVSQSAGHHIANNGVFKHMVGLDDTPDDAEFRINMLGEYNIGGDAWEIDTLLRKCGIHITATLSGDISYEQVTRCHTVDLNVVQCHRSINYMAEMMETKFGIPWFKVNFIGAESTAKSLRKIAKYFDSKKLTDRVEEVIAQEMAVLRPIRDDVRSRCQGKTAALFVGGSRAHHYQDLFRDMGMKVIAAGYEFAHRDDYEGRAVLPTIKIDADSRNIEEISVEADAKRYRPRKTPEQAAALEASGFTYRDYEGMMKEMSKHTLVIDDISHHEIEKLIEIYKPDVIGSGIKEKFIIEKLGVPCKQLHSYDYGGPYAAFTGAANFYKEIDRMVNTKVWKLVTAPWKTNPAVPARPVYKPKDKSAAIEDEPKTWKAPAAAGAGDEG from the coding sequence ATGAGCACCATCTCCGATCCACTCTCCGACGGCGCCGCTTCCGCCTCCCCTCCCGAGCCCCCCTCCCCGCCCGGCTCCTCCGCCGCGTTCGCCGACACCATCGATCCCGTCGTCGCCCGCGACGAAATGCTGAAAATCTACCCCGACAAGACCAAGAAGAAGCGCGCGAAACAATTTCTCCTCAACGACCCGGAGAACCCGCCGCAGATCGCGGCCAACACCCGCACCATCCCCGGCATCATCACCCAGCGCGGCTGCACCTACGCCGGCTGCCGCGGCGTCGTCATCGGTCCGATGCACGACGTCCTCCACATCACGCACGGTCCCATCGGTTGCAGCTTCTACTCGTGGCAGACCCGCCGCAACCTCGCCCGCCCGACCCCCGGCCAGATCAACTACCTCCAGTATTCGATGACCACCGACATGATGGAGGACGAGATCATCTTCGGCGGGGAAAAGAAACTCGCCGCCGCCATCCGCGAAGCCTACGCCATCTTCAAGCCCAAGGCCATCGCCGTCTACGCCACCTGCCCCGTCGGTCTCATCGGCGACGACATCCACACCGTCTGCCGCCTCGCCAAGGAGGAACTCGGCATCAACATCTTCGGCTTCTCCTGCGAAGGCTACAAGGGCGTCTCCCAGTCCGCCGGCCACCACATCGCCAACAACGGCGTGTTCAAGCACATGGTCGGACTCGACGACACGCCCGACGACGCCGAGTTCCGCATCAACATGCTCGGCGAATACAACATCGGCGGCGACGCCTGGGAGATCGACACCCTCCTGCGCAAGTGCGGTATCCACATCACCGCTACGCTCTCCGGCGACATCTCCTACGAGCAGGTCACCCGCTGCCACACCGTCGATCTCAACGTCGTCCAGTGCCACCGCTCCATCAACTACATGGCCGAGATGATGGAGACCAAGTTCGGCATCCCCTGGTTCAAGGTCAACTTCATCGGCGCCGAATCCACCGCCAAGTCGCTGCGCAAGATCGCCAAGTATTTCGACTCGAAAAAGCTCACCGACCGCGTCGAGGAAGTCATCGCCCAGGAAATGGCCGTCCTCCGTCCGATCCGCGACGACGTCCGCTCGCGCTGCCAGGGCAAGACCGCCGCCCTCTTTGTCGGCGGCTCCCGCGCCCACCACTACCAGGATCTCTTCCGCGACATGGGCATGAAGGTCATCGCCGCCGGCTACGAATTCGCCCACCGCGACGACTACGAAGGCCGCGCCGTCCTCCCCACGATCAAGATCGATGCCGACTCCCGCAACATCGAGGAGATCAGCGTCGAGGCCGACGCCAAACGCTACCGCCCGCGCAAGACGCCGGAACAAGCCGCCGCCCTCGAGGCAAGCGGCTTCACCTACCGCGACTACGAAGGCATGATGAAGGAGATGTCCAAACACACCCTGGTCATCGACGACATCTCGCACCACGAAATCGAAAAACTCATCGAAATCTACAAACCCGACGTCATCGGCTCGGGCATCAAGGAAAAGTTCATCATCGAGAAACTCGGCGTCCCCTGCAAACAGCTCCACAGCTACGATTACGGAGGACCCTATGCCGCCTTCACCGGCGCGGCCAATTTCTACAAGGAAATCGACCGCATGGTGAACACCAAGGTCTGGAAGCTCGTCACCGCGCCCTGGAAGACCAACCCGGCCGTCCCCGCGCGCCCCGTGTATAAACCGAAAGACAAATCCGCCGCCATCGAAGACGAACCCAAGACATGGAAAGCCCCCGCCGCCGCCGGTGCCGGGGACGAAGGCTAA
- a CDS encoding N-acetyltransferase GCN5: protein MDNESSNHAVTAATVAPSPLPASSPEAPACACGHTPAPGAPTACSLSSAGGCNCSAASLAARLSANSDPTRPPLQIRPAAPADVALLHRLVSELASYESLSHEVESTPSLFAEHLFGVQRRANALLAHFHGIPAGFAVWYPTYSTFAGRPGAFLEDLYVRPALRRQGIGRALLTAAANAASEDGCTRLEWRALKWNTPALDFYKSIGATPLSEWTTLRRELA, encoded by the coding sequence ATGGACAACGAATCATCCAACCACGCCGTTACCGCCGCCACCGTCGCTCCATCCCCTCTTCCCGCCTCTTCTCCCGAAGCCCCCGCCTGCGCCTGCGGCCACACGCCGGCGCCCGGCGCCCCCACCGCTTGTTCGCTTTCCTCCGCCGGCGGTTGCAATTGCTCTGCCGCCTCCCTCGCCGCCCGCCTCTCCGCCAACTCCGACCCCACGCGCCCCCCGCTTCAAATCCGCCCCGCCGCCCCGGCCGACGTCGCGCTCCTGCACCGGCTCGTCAGCGAACTGGCCTCCTACGAAAGCCTCTCGCACGAAGTCGAGTCCACTCCCTCCCTCTTCGCCGAGCACCTCTTCGGCGTGCAGCGACGAGCCAACGCCCTCCTCGCCCACTTTCACGGCATCCCCGCCGGTTTCGCCGTCTGGTATCCCACCTACTCGACCTTCGCCGGCCGTCCCGGCGCTTTTCTTGAAGACCTCTACGTCCGTCCCGCCCTGCGCCGGCAGGGCATCGGCCGCGCGCTTCTCACCGCCGCCGCCAACGCCGCCTCCGAGGACGGTTGCACCCGCCTCGAATGGCGCGCCCTCAAGTGGAACACCCCTGCACTCGACTTCTACAAGTCCATCGGCGCCACCCCGCTCTCCGAATGGACCACTCTCCGCCGCGAACTGGCCTGA
- the nifH gene encoding nitrogenase reductase (nitrogenase iron protein; nitrogenase component 2; with component 1, an molybdenum-iron protein, catalyzes the fixation of nitrogen to ammonia; nitrogen reductase provides electrons to the nitrogenase complex; in R. etli there are three essentially identical copies of nifH which are actively expressed during symbiosis) — protein MRKVAIYGKGGIGKSTTTQNTVAGLVEMGKKVMVVGCDPKADSTRLLLGGLAQRSVLDTLREEGEDVELSDIRSPGFCNSLCVESGGPEPGVGCAGRGIITSINMLEQLGAYDESEQLDYVFYDVLGDVVCGGFAMPIREGKAEEIYIVCSGEMMAMYAANNISKGILKFAKTGTVRLGGLICNSRKVDNEREMIEKFAEKLGTKMIHFVPRHNDVQRAEINRKTVIEWNKDCEQATEYRTLANAIANNTNFVVPNPLSIQELEDLLMQYGLLN, from the coding sequence ATGAGAAAAGTAGCCATTTACGGCAAAGGTGGCATCGGCAAGTCCACCACCACCCAGAACACCGTCGCCGGTCTCGTCGAGATGGGCAAGAAGGTCATGGTCGTCGGCTGCGACCCCAAGGCCGATTCCACCCGCCTCCTCCTCGGCGGCCTCGCCCAGCGCTCCGTCCTCGACACCCTCCGCGAAGAAGGCGAGGACGTTGAACTCTCCGACATCCGCTCTCCCGGCTTCTGCAACAGCCTCTGCGTCGAGTCCGGCGGACCCGAGCCCGGAGTCGGCTGCGCCGGCCGCGGCATCATCACCTCGATCAACATGCTCGAACAACTCGGCGCCTACGACGAGAGCGAGCAGCTCGACTACGTTTTTTACGACGTCCTCGGTGACGTCGTCTGCGGCGGATTCGCCATGCCGATCCGCGAAGGCAAGGCCGAGGAAATCTACATCGTGTGCTCCGGCGAGATGATGGCCATGTACGCCGCCAACAACATCTCCAAGGGCATCCTCAAGTTCGCCAAGACCGGCACCGTCCGCCTCGGCGGCCTCATCTGCAACAGCCGCAAGGTCGACAACGAACGCGAGATGATCGAGAAGTTCGCCGAGAAACTCGGCACCAAGATGATCCACTTCGTCCCCCGCCACAACGACGTGCAGCGCGCCGAGATCAACCGCAAGACCGTGATCGAGTGGAACAAGGACTGCGAGCAGGCCACCGAGTACCGCACCCTGGCCAACGCCATCGCGAACAACACCAACTTCGTTGTTCCCAATCCCCTGAGCATCCAGGAACTCGAAGACCTCCTCATGCAATACGGCCTCCTGAACTGA
- a CDS encoding ADP-ribosyl-(dinitrogen reductase) glycohydrolase produces MNVLSLSATTSSEPSLEERALGAYLGFAVGDAMGASVEFMTPREIRVVHGGVLDTIKGGGWLRLKPGQVTDDTQMCLALGGAMLASGGWNLRAVADAFVAWLQSRPVDVGNTCRRGIRRYLQTGTLRGVPAEEDGGNGALMRNLPVALGTPPPARAAGGMTAEERRAALVEGDDAVFVQRSVEQARITHGHVLSDEATVALGRMTRVLLAGGTQADCRRMADTLVARNPVFAFEPWPGRTSGYVADTVQTVLDGFLRAGSFEECVVDVVNRGGDADTNGALAGQLAGALWGVQAIPARWLAKLDEGVKKKIGEQVEGLLGLGGWKKE; encoded by the coding sequence ATGAATGTGCTTTCGCTTTCTGCAACGACCTCGTCGGAACCTTCGCTGGAAGAGCGCGCGCTGGGTGCGTACCTGGGGTTTGCTGTCGGGGATGCGATGGGGGCGAGCGTCGAGTTCATGACGCCGCGCGAGATCCGGGTGGTGCATGGCGGCGTGCTCGATACGATCAAGGGAGGCGGCTGGCTGCGGCTGAAACCCGGGCAGGTGACCGACGACACGCAGATGTGCCTCGCGCTGGGCGGGGCGATGCTGGCGAGCGGAGGCTGGAATCTGCGGGCGGTGGCGGATGCATTCGTGGCGTGGTTGCAGAGTCGTCCGGTGGATGTGGGCAACACATGCCGGCGCGGCATCCGGCGGTATTTGCAAACGGGAACGCTGCGGGGCGTGCCGGCGGAGGAAGACGGGGGCAACGGCGCGCTGATGCGCAATCTGCCGGTGGCTCTGGGAACGCCGCCGCCGGCGCGGGCAGCGGGAGGCATGACGGCGGAGGAAAGGCGGGCGGCGCTGGTGGAGGGAGACGATGCGGTGTTCGTGCAAAGGAGCGTGGAACAGGCGCGGATTACACACGGGCATGTGCTTTCGGACGAGGCGACGGTGGCGCTGGGGCGGATGACGCGCGTGTTGCTGGCGGGCGGGACGCAAGCGGATTGCCGGCGCATGGCGGATACGCTGGTGGCGCGGAATCCGGTGTTTGCCTTCGAACCGTGGCCGGGAAGGACGAGCGGCTATGTGGCGGATACGGTGCAGACGGTGCTGGACGGTTTTTTGCGAGCGGGGAGTTTTGAGGAGTGTGTGGTGGATGTGGTCAACCGTGGCGGCGATGCGGATACGAACGGCGCGCTGGCGGGCCAGCTCGCGGGAGCATTGTGGGGCGTGCAGGCGATCCCGGCGCGCTGGCTGGCGAAGCTGGACGAGGGCGTGAAAAAGAAAATCGGCGAGCAGGTCGAGGGATTGCTCGGGCTGGGCGGATGGAAGAAAGAATGA
- a CDS encoding nitrogenase molybdenum-iron protein beta chain encodes MLNGTTTEILDRKALRINAAKTCQPIGAMYASLGIHGCMPHSHGSQGCCSYHRSHLTRHFKEPVVATTSSFTEGASVFGGLANLTQALKNIFTIYNPDIVAVHTTCLSEVIGDDIPTIVKRAREEGAVPEGKIVIHTNTPSFIGSHVTGFANMVSSIIKYLAERTGETKNQINLIPGFVEPADMREFRRLTTLMGVPTVILPDTSGVLDGGLDGEYRMFPKGGTTLPEIRSMGDSIATLALGHFTSNPAAITLENKHNVPSQLLELPIGVGGTDAFIQALRAFSPDGAVHDDIATERGRLIDMMSDMQQYFHQKRVAIAGDPDHVIAMTKFALELGMLPVYVITGSIGNHFEKRLHQLLDPVVPDAKIKQQADFFELHQWIKNAPVDLILSNTYGKYIARVEDIPLVRFGFPILDRVGHRFFTTMGYAGAIRLIDQITSALFDKKDRICEEEWFELVM; translated from the coding sequence ATGCTCAACGGAACCACCACCGAGATCCTCGACCGCAAAGCCCTTCGCATCAACGCCGCCAAGACCTGCCAGCCCATCGGGGCCATGTATGCCTCGCTCGGCATCCACGGCTGCATGCCGCACAGCCACGGCTCGCAGGGCTGCTGCTCCTATCACCGCTCGCACCTCACCCGCCACTTCAAGGAACCCGTCGTCGCCACGACCAGTTCCTTCACCGAAGGCGCCTCCGTCTTCGGCGGGCTCGCCAACCTCACCCAGGCGCTCAAGAACATCTTCACGATCTACAATCCCGACATCGTCGCCGTCCACACCACGTGCCTCTCCGAGGTCATCGGCGACGACATCCCCACGATCGTGAAACGCGCCCGCGAGGAAGGCGCCGTCCCCGAGGGCAAGATCGTCATCCACACCAACACCCCCAGCTTCATCGGCTCCCATGTCACCGGCTTCGCCAACATGGTGTCATCGATTATCAAATACCTGGCCGAGCGCACCGGTGAGACGAAAAACCAGATCAACCTCATCCCCGGTTTTGTCGAACCCGCCGACATGCGCGAGTTCCGCCGCCTCACCACGCTCATGGGCGTGCCCACCGTCATCCTCCCCGACACCTCCGGCGTCCTCGACGGCGGACTCGACGGCGAATACCGGATGTTCCCCAAGGGCGGCACCACCCTGCCCGAGATTCGCAGCATGGGCGACAGCATCGCCACCCTCGCCCTCGGTCACTTCACGAGCAACCCGGCCGCCATCACGCTCGAAAACAAGCACAACGTCCCCAGCCAGCTGCTCGAACTCCCGATCGGCGTGGGCGGCACGGATGCCTTCATCCAGGCCCTCCGCGCCTTCTCGCCCGACGGCGCGGTCCACGACGACATCGCCACCGAGCGCGGCCGCCTCATCGACATGATGAGCGACATGCAGCAGTATTTTCACCAGAAGCGCGTGGCCATCGCCGGCGACCCCGACCACGTCATCGCCATGACCAAGTTCGCCCTCGAGCTCGGCATGCTCCCCGTCTACGTGATCACCGGCAGCATCGGCAACCACTTCGAAAAACGCCTCCACCAGCTTCTCGATCCGGTCGTGCCCGACGCGAAGATCAAGCAGCAGGCCGACTTCTTCGAGCTGCACCAGTGGATCAAGAACGCCCCCGTGGACCTGATCCTCTCCAACACCTACGGCAAGTACATCGCCCGGGTGGAGGACATCCCGCTCGTCCGCTTCGGCTTCCCGATCCTCGACCGCGTCGGTCACCGTTTCTTCACGACGATGGGCTACGCCGGCGCCATCCGCCTCATCGACCAGATCACGAGCGCCCTCTTCGACAAGAAGGACCGCATCTGCGAGGAAGAGTGGTTCGAGCTTGTCATGTAA